A genomic stretch from Desulfotignum balticum DSM 7044 includes:
- a CDS encoding type II toxin-antitoxin system PemK/MazF family toxin, with protein sequence MKRTGNGKKGLILLDQMRAVDKSRLRQKLGVISQSAKIKIINCLQEFFAY encoded by the coding sequence ATGAAGAGGACTGGGAATGGCAAAAAAGGATTGATCTTACTTGACCAAATGAGAGCTGTTGACAAATCCAGGTTACGTCAAAAACTTGGTGTCATTTCCCAAAGCGCGAAGATTAAAATTATCAATTGTTTGCAAGAGTTTTTCGCGTATTAG
- a CDS encoding AbrB/MazE/SpoVT family DNA-binding domain-containing protein, with amino-acid sequence MATLIKIGNSQGIRIPKAIINQARLEDKQLEFKIIDDGLLIQTVKKNREGWKEQFDKALKSRESSEVDQEWLDAPLVDEEDWEWQKRIDLT; translated from the coding sequence ATGGCGACGTTAATCAAAATAGGAAATTCTCAAGGTATCCGCATTCCAAAGGCGATAATCAATCAAGCACGATTAGAAGACAAACAATTGGAATTTAAAATAATCGACGACGGATTGTTAATTCAAACTGTTAAGAAGAATAGAGAAGGCTGGAAAGAACAATTTGATAAAGCCCTTAAATCCCGGGAATCAAGCGAAGTGGATCAGGAGTGGTTGGATGCCCCATTGGTAGATGAAGAGGACTGGGAATGGCAAAAAAGGATTGATCTTACTTGA
- a CDS encoding PIN domain-containing protein: protein MRAYIDSDVLIWHLRGEQKARDLLLQLRDEEQYDLYTGAIQRAEVVFFMKPEEEQDTKLFLSQIKTRSVDQEIVDNAAILYRKWNPSHGIDVNDAILAATVIQTGGRIYTLNIKHFPMPGINVQKAW, encoded by the coding sequence ATGAGAGCATATATTGATTCTGATGTTTTGATCTGGCACCTGCGGGGGGAACAAAAAGCCAGAGATTTGTTGTTACAGCTTCGTGATGAGGAACAGTATGACCTTTATACTGGAGCTATACAACGAGCAGAAGTCGTTTTCTTTATGAAGCCGGAAGAGGAACAAGATACAAAGTTGTTTTTATCCCAGATTAAAACAAGGTCAGTCGATCAGGAAATCGTTGATAATGCAGCAATATTATACCGAAAATGGAATCCAAGCCATGGAATTGATGTTAATGATGCCATTCTTGCTGCAACAGTCATTCAAACGGGAGGCCGTATATATACGCTGAATATCAAACACTTTCCAATGCCCGGAATAAATGTTCAAAAAGCCTGGTAA
- a CDS encoding class I fructose-bisphosphate aldolase → MDGAHDIERCEVVTSRVLNAVFTALDAHRVLFEGMLLKPNMVIGGMKCARQESVQRIAEATVRCMIRYVPAAVPGIIFLSGGQSAEDATDHLNAINRMGPHPWQVSFSYGRALQAPVLETWKGQECNVAAAQKTFLKRCRLNSLAREGKYAQVMEIAE, encoded by the coding sequence ATGGATGGTGCCCACGACATCGAACGATGTGAAGTGGTCACATCCAGGGTTCTCAATGCCGTGTTTACTGCGCTTGATGCCCACCGCGTGCTGTTCGAGGGTATGTTGTTAAAGCCGAATATGGTTATTGGCGGCATGAAATGCGCACGTCAGGAAAGCGTGCAGCGGATTGCCGAGGCCACTGTTCGTTGCATGATCCGCTATGTGCCGGCGGCTGTTCCTGGAATCATATTCCTGTCCGGTGGGCAGAGCGCGGAAGACGCCACTGATCACCTGAACGCCATAAACAGAATGGGGCCGCATCCGTGGCAGGTCAGTTTCTCTTATGGCCGTGCGCTGCAAGCGCCGGTGCTTGAAACCTGGAAAGGGCAGGAATGCAATGTGGCTGCCGCCCAGAAGACCTTCTTAAAACGTTGCAGGTTAAACAGTCTGGCTCGCGAAGGAAAGTATGCTCAGGTAATGGAAATTGCTGAATAA
- a CDS encoding DUF2254 domain-containing protein gives MNKLKQIWSNLRSSFWFAPSLIVAVSIAIAVALVEAGSIGSDQWLARWPRLFGVGAEGARGMLSTIAGSMMTVVGVTFSMVLMTLALASSQYTSRILRNFMRDRVTQVVLGIFTGIFTYCLIVLRTIRGGEESGFIPNIAVSFGVFLAIGGISVLIFFIHHIASSIQASTIIASVAAETMVAVDRHFPDKLGKGQVDGEEVQSPLPLSGCRWQAVAARGNGYIQNVDIATLLRLAREHQTIVRMEQSIGEFVVHGTTLASLALEDPLEKEIIADLQAAYSINRYRMVEHDSAFGIRQIVDIALRSLSPSINDTTTAVMCVDYLTAILARLAPKKTPASRHYEEGELRVITIGPTFEDLLAESFDQIRSSATGNVAIMLRILGALQTIAVMTDSPGRRQALYDQVRWISELAERTLESAHDRARIDTRLVRVYEALEA, from the coding sequence ATGAATAAACTCAAGCAAATCTGGAGTAATCTGCGGTCAAGCTTTTGGTTTGCACCTTCGCTGATTGTTGCCGTCAGCATCGCCATTGCGGTGGCTTTGGTTGAAGCGGGTTCCATTGGAAGTGACCAATGGCTGGCCCGCTGGCCGCGCCTGTTTGGCGTCGGTGCGGAAGGCGCGCGCGGGATGTTGTCCACGATTGCCGGCTCGATGATGACCGTGGTGGGGGTCACGTTTTCGATGGTTCTGATGACGTTGGCGCTGGCTTCGAGCCAGTACACCTCGCGCATCCTGCGGAACTTCATGCGTGACCGCGTCACCCAGGTCGTTCTCGGAATTTTCACGGGTATTTTCACCTATTGCCTGATTGTATTGCGCACCATCCGCGGTGGCGAGGAGAGCGGGTTTATTCCTAACATAGCTGTGTCTTTCGGTGTGTTTCTGGCAATCGGCGGCATCAGCGTCCTCATTTTTTTCATTCATCACATCGCTTCTTCGATCCAGGCATCGACCATCATCGCCTCGGTGGCTGCCGAAACCATGGTGGCTGTTGACCGGCATTTTCCAGACAAGCTTGGAAAAGGACAGGTTGACGGCGAGGAGGTTCAATCACCGCTCCCTCTGTCGGGGTGTCGCTGGCAGGCAGTCGCAGCCAGGGGGAATGGGTATATCCAAAACGTGGATATTGCAACACTCCTGCGATTGGCGCGGGAACACCAGACCATCGTACGGATGGAACAAAGCATCGGTGAGTTTGTGGTCCATGGCACCACGCTGGCTTCGCTTGCCCTGGAGGATCCTCTGGAAAAAGAGATCATCGCCGACCTGCAGGCGGCATACAGCATCAACCGGTACCGCATGGTGGAACACGATTCTGCTTTCGGCATCCGGCAGATCGTGGATATTGCGCTGCGGTCACTTTCCCCCAGCATCAACGACACCACGACGGCCGTGATGTGTGTGGATTATCTGACGGCGATTCTGGCGCGACTGGCGCCTAAAAAAACACCCGCCTCGCGCCACTACGAGGAAGGGGAACTGAGGGTGATCACCATCGGACCGACCTTTGAAGATTTACTGGCCGAATCGTTCGATCAAATTCGAAGCAGCGCCACAGGCAATGTCGCCATCATGTTGCGGATTCTCGGGGCGCTTCAAACCATCGCCGTTATGACGGACAGCCCGGGCCGTCGACAGGCGCTATACGATCAAGTGCGATGGATCAGTGAACTGGCGGAACGCACCCTCGAGTCGGCCCATGACCGTGCGAGGATCGATACGCGGCTGGTGCGCGTGTACGAAGCGCTCGAAGCGTAA
- a CDS encoding phospholipase D-like domain-containing protein, producing the protein MAGIRFVPGNQITLLENGETYFPVMEAALDRAKHEIFLISYIFQNDTIGRRIAEALKRAGLRGVKTRVLIDGFGSDSLPETMVAALDAAGVMVMKFRPGISPWTFRRRRLRRLHRKIVIVDQTAAFVGGINIVDDFDTPDQPSPRYDYAVHVKGPLIRDILMSTQRLWSRVIQTRLRIRPRFSTRDLETQPGKGDGCRSVSDPTQSLETPIHSASHGELAVLWPGPVHDRNDGVCPGQGFRIGHIWPFDHMRSIFKMVFFSDHDPYNVRGILK; encoded by the coding sequence ATGGCCGGAATCCGTTTTGTTCCTGGCAATCAGATCACATTGCTGGAGAATGGCGAAACATATTTCCCGGTCATGGAAGCGGCACTGGACCGGGCTAAACATGAGATTTTTCTGATCAGCTATATTTTTCAAAATGACACCATTGGACGACGTATCGCTGAAGCGCTTAAGCGGGCAGGGTTGCGTGGTGTGAAAACCCGCGTGCTGATTGATGGATTCGGTTCGGACAGTCTGCCGGAAACCATGGTCGCTGCCCTCGATGCCGCCGGGGTGATGGTGATGAAGTTCCGGCCCGGGATATCTCCCTGGACATTTCGGCGCCGGAGGCTGCGTCGGTTGCACCGGAAAATTGTGATTGTCGATCAGACCGCGGCATTCGTGGGAGGCATAAATATTGTCGATGATTTTGATACCCCCGATCAGCCCTCGCCCCGGTATGACTACGCGGTACATGTAAAAGGACCGCTGATCCGGGATATCCTTATGTCCACCCAACGGTTGTGGTCCCGGGTGATCCAAACCCGTCTTCGTATCCGGCCCCGTTTCAGCACCCGGGACCTTGAAACGCAGCCTGGAAAAGGCGATGGCTGCCGGAGCGTGTCAGATCCGACCCAATCGCTGGAAACGCCAATCCATTCGGCTTCGCATGGTGAGCTGGCTGTGCTATGGCCTGGTCCGGTTCATGACAGGAATGACGGGGTATGCCCCGGGCAAGGATTCCGGATAGGTCATATATGGCCATTTGACCATATGCGATCTATTTTTAAAATGGTTTTCTTCTCTGACCATGATCCATATAACGTGAGGGGTATTTTAAAATGA
- a CDS encoding bifunctional acetate--CoA ligase family protein/GNAT family N-acetyltransferase, giving the protein MGQYHLKNMFNPRRIAVVGASKKKGTIGHALMKNLIEGGFAGKILPVNPKYKTIKDHDCVKSVRDLMPGVDLAIIATPIHTAIDIVTDCVEKKMRSAIIISAGGREVGDQGREIEDQIQKIAYDGGLRILGSNCMGLIRPGVNLNAGFASDMPRAGNLAVVSQSGAICGAILDMAAKERMGFSHFVSIGSMLDIDFGDMIDYLGNDSSAKSILLYIENLTNVRKFMSAARSVSRVKPIIVLKSGRSPAGEKAAASHTGAMAGEDAVYDAAFKRAGIVRVDSIEELFDCAELMAKQPRPRGPRLAIITNGGGPGVMAADTLAGYGKAPEPLDPETIQALDAFLPPFWSRGNPIDILGDATADRFGRALSACFHSKNLDGVLVIFAPQAIADPLPVAKMLASAVSGREYPVFACWMGGESIEKSVAVLNDAGIPTYDTPERAVRSFLYMVEYAANLETLIEVPPKMTRNMAFDQKKARSLMDGVQEGFMPEADAVEMLTAYGLPVITTKTAVNEAQALRMAGEIGFPLVMKLLSPDITHKTDAGGICLDLRSNEDVSRAFHQIMSSVLQYKPDAEIEGVTLQPYFSNPDFEILMGAKRDKGFGPVILFGMGGIFTEVLKDRSLGLPPMNRLLASRLMQETKVYTLLKGYRNRPAADMEKLEEMIIRLSQLLIDFPQIAELDMNPVLIKDGSPVAVDARIRISPTDVCSSLHLVISPYPEEDESHMRSTDGLKIFIRPVKPEDAPLFTALFKTLTPTTIYYRFFGALKGLNPELLARFTQIDYDREIALVALDETAQTDDSMLGVARIIGEPDGKTGEFSVLVRDAWQGKGIGSSLLERCLAIARKQGYETVHGIVLRENRNMLALGKKLGFEIEKDPDSCDCNLVIHFGKQNLKPEGLFH; this is encoded by the coding sequence ATGGGACAATATCATTTAAAAAACATGTTCAACCCCCGCCGCATCGCAGTGGTGGGGGCCAGTAAGAAAAAGGGAACCATCGGCCATGCGCTGATGAAAAATCTGATCGAGGGCGGATTTGCAGGAAAGATTCTGCCGGTGAATCCCAAATATAAAACCATAAAAGATCATGACTGCGTAAAATCGGTCCGTGATCTGATGCCGGGGGTGGATCTTGCCATTATTGCCACCCCCATTCACACGGCCATTGATATTGTGACAGACTGTGTCGAAAAAAAGATGCGCAGTGCGATTATTATTTCGGCCGGCGGCAGGGAAGTGGGGGACCAGGGCCGTGAAATCGAGGATCAGATTCAAAAGATTGCCTATGACGGCGGGCTTCGCATCCTGGGGTCCAACTGCATGGGGCTGATCCGGCCGGGGGTGAACCTCAATGCCGGGTTTGCCTCGGACATGCCCCGGGCCGGAAACCTGGCCGTTGTCTCCCAGAGCGGTGCCATATGCGGCGCCATTCTGGATATGGCCGCCAAAGAGCGCATGGGATTCAGCCATTTTGTGAGCATCGGGTCCATGCTGGACATCGATTTCGGCGACATGATCGATTATCTCGGAAATGATTCTTCGGCAAAAAGTATTTTATTGTATATTGAAAACCTGACAAATGTCCGCAAATTCATGAGTGCGGCCCGTTCCGTATCACGGGTGAAACCCATTATCGTGCTGAAATCCGGCAGAAGCCCTGCCGGTGAAAAAGCGGCGGCGTCTCACACCGGTGCCATGGCAGGAGAAGATGCCGTGTATGATGCGGCCTTTAAGCGGGCCGGTATCGTGCGGGTGGACTCCATTGAAGAACTCTTTGACTGTGCCGAGCTGATGGCCAAGCAACCGCGTCCCCGGGGCCCAAGGCTGGCGATCATCACCAATGGGGGCGGGCCCGGTGTCATGGCGGCGGATACCCTTGCCGGATATGGAAAAGCACCTGAACCGCTGGACCCTGAAACAATCCAGGCCCTGGATGCGTTCCTGCCGCCTTTCTGGAGCCGGGGAAACCCCATCGATATCCTGGGGGATGCAACGGCAGACCGGTTTGGCCGGGCCCTTTCAGCCTGCTTTCATTCAAAAAATCTGGATGGGGTCCTGGTCATTTTCGCCCCCCAGGCCATTGCCGATCCTTTACCCGTGGCAAAGATGCTGGCATCTGCCGTCAGCGGGCGCGAATACCCGGTCTTTGCCTGCTGGATGGGCGGGGAAAGTATTGAAAAGTCGGTGGCGGTTTTGAATGACGCCGGGATTCCGACCTATGATACGCCGGAACGGGCCGTCCGTTCCTTTTTATATATGGTGGAATATGCCGCCAATCTTGAAACGCTGATAGAAGTTCCCCCGAAAATGACCCGGAATATGGCATTTGATCAAAAAAAAGCCCGCAGCCTGATGGATGGGGTGCAGGAAGGCTTTATGCCGGAAGCGGATGCCGTGGAAATGCTCACGGCCTATGGTCTGCCTGTGATTACGACAAAAACGGCCGTAAATGAAGCACAAGCCTTGCGTATGGCCGGGGAAATCGGATTTCCGCTGGTCATGAAGCTTTTGTCACCCGATATCACCCACAAAACCGATGCCGGGGGCATCTGTCTGGATTTGCGGAGCAATGAAGATGTCAGCCGGGCCTTTCATCAAATTATGTCATCCGTCTTACAGTATAAACCGGATGCAGAAATTGAAGGTGTGACCCTCCAGCCTTATTTTTCCAACCCTGATTTTGAAATTTTAATGGGGGCCAAGCGGGATAAGGGGTTTGGTCCGGTGATCCTGTTCGGGATGGGCGGTATTTTTACGGAAGTATTAAAAGACCGGTCTCTGGGACTTCCGCCCATGAACCGGCTTCTGGCCTCGCGGCTCATGCAGGAAACCAAGGTTTACACCCTGTTAAAGGGATATCGAAACCGGCCTGCCGCGGATATGGAGAAGCTCGAAGAAATGATTATCCGGCTTTCCCAGCTTTTGATCGATTTCCCTCAAATTGCCGAGCTGGACATGAACCCCGTCCTGATCAAGGATGGCAGTCCCGTGGCAGTGGATGCCCGGATACGGATTTCCCCGACAGATGTCTGTTCTTCTCTTCATCTGGTGATCAGCCCCTACCCTGAAGAGGATGAATCCCATATGCGCAGTACGGACGGTCTTAAAATTTTCATCCGGCCGGTCAAGCCCGAGGATGCCCCTTTGTTTACGGCATTATTCAAAACATTGACGCCCACAACGATTTATTATCGGTTTTTCGGAGCATTGAAGGGGTTGAACCCTGAGCTGCTGGCCCGGTTCACCCAGATCGATTACGACCGGGAGATTGCCCTGGTGGCCCTGGATGAAACGGCTCAAACCGATGACAGCATGCTGGGGGTTGCCAGAATCATCGGTGAACCCGATGGAAAGACGGGTGAATTTTCCGTCCTGGTGAGGGATGCCTGGCAAGGCAAGGGAATCGGGTCGAGCCTTTTGGAAAGATGCCTGGCCATTGCCCGGAAACAGGGGTATGAAACGGTTCACGGGATTGTTCTGAGAGAGAACAGAAATATGCTGGCCCTGGGGAAAAAGCTGGGGTTTGAGATTGAAAAAGATCCCGACTCCTGTGACTGCAACCTGGTGATTCATTTCGGAAAACAGAACCTGAAACCAGAGGGCTTATTTCATTGA
- a CDS encoding AAA family ATPase produces the protein MKKAADKNAIGKNAHPPGYYGRKMMSASDWAGSQIQKWQREEKERKNLEDFSQKNCICISRGAGVGALEVAEFLSERTGYRVIDREIMEYMANDSTLTEKIIEFYDERVPGKMRELLAALSIEKKFFKNDYIQQLAKTVTALAHAEPTIFVGRGTHLILPRHTILSVQLICSRNRRIARLSNMLGVDEGEAEKRVNIMDDEHHEFFNAVFLREKIASDEFDLVINMDFFDSEYPVAQIIACAFEQKFQTF, from the coding sequence ATGAAAAAAGCAGCCGATAAAAATGCAATAGGCAAAAATGCACATCCGCCTGGATATTATGGCAGGAAAATGATGAGTGCCTCAGATTGGGCAGGATCGCAAATCCAGAAATGGCAGAGAGAAGAAAAAGAAAGAAAAAATCTTGAAGATTTTTCACAAAAAAACTGCATTTGTATCTCTCGGGGTGCGGGCGTCGGGGCTTTGGAGGTGGCGGAATTTTTGTCGGAAAGGACCGGATATCGTGTGATTGATAGAGAAATAATGGAATATATGGCAAATGATTCTACTTTGACTGAAAAGATCATTGAATTTTATGATGAACGGGTTCCGGGAAAGATGAGAGAATTGCTTGCAGCGCTCTCCATTGAAAAGAAATTCTTCAAAAACGATTATATCCAGCAGCTGGCAAAAACGGTTACCGCACTGGCACATGCTGAGCCGACGATATTTGTGGGCCGGGGAACCCACTTGATTCTGCCCCGTCATACGATTTTGTCCGTACAATTGATATGCAGCAGGAATCGCCGGATTGCGAGACTGTCAAATATGCTGGGTGTTGATGAAGGCGAAGCCGAGAAAAGAGTAAACATCATGGATGATGAACATCATGAATTTTTTAATGCCGTTTTTCTCAGGGAAAAAATTGCATCTGATGAATTTGATCTGGTCATTAATATGGATTTTTTTGATTCAGAATACCCGGTGGCTCAAATCATTGCATGTGCATTTGAACAAAAATTTCAGACTTTTTGA
- a CDS encoding glycoside hydrolase family 130 protein: protein MKEKHRLQLKVTRKPNKIIGDISRVITRPHLPDDSHRISRIIGRIMDLPDAFANDLMAKILKDFSGRHEDLHHVFDKHLDRVRDFLPEHVLLKDVQKELIGAYFTKEYAIESAALFNPSIVPHPDQTDLEKGSLRFVMSLRATGEGHISSIVFRSGILDRHNTFRFDPVSEFVETPDLKQDSVYNRSVFQRKLDEMKANNEISTYILGRLPEEFLFKELIEQIRILNANPQFSAAKQKTTFGFMTWLADSNYEVDFHADHRISERVIFPVSRNESRGIEDARFVQFFDDNQESTYYATYTAYNGVTILPQLIETKDFIHFKILTLNGKAVQNKGMALFPRKIKGQYAMLSRQGGENNHIMFSDNLHFWQTSEVIQEPEYPWEFFQIGNCGSPVETDKGWIVLTHGVGPMRQYCIGAILLDLENPARVIARLDEPLLTPNEKEREGYVPNVVYSCGSIIHQKELVIPYAMSDVNSGVATVEVKKLIQCMHAVM, encoded by the coding sequence ATGAAGGAAAAACACCGTCTGCAACTGAAAGTGACAAGAAAACCCAACAAGATCATCGGGGATATCTCCCGGGTCATTACACGGCCCCATCTGCCGGATGATTCCCATCGCATATCCAGAATTATCGGGCGGATCATGGATCTGCCCGATGCGTTTGCCAATGATCTGATGGCAAAAATACTCAAAGACTTTTCAGGCCGGCACGAAGACCTTCATCATGTTTTTGATAAGCACCTGGACCGGGTAAGGGATTTTTTGCCCGAGCATGTATTACTCAAAGATGTTCAAAAGGAATTGATCGGTGCTTATTTTACAAAAGAATATGCCATAGAGTCGGCCGCACTTTTCAACCCGTCCATCGTGCCCCATCCGGATCAGACCGACCTTGAAAAAGGCAGCCTCAGGTTTGTCATGAGTCTGAGGGCCACGGGTGAAGGCCATATTTCTTCCATTGTGTTTCGAAGCGGAATTCTTGACCGGCACAACACCTTTCGGTTTGATCCGGTCAGTGAGTTTGTGGAAACCCCGGATTTAAAACAGGATTCTGTCTACAACCGATCCGTTTTCCAGCGGAAGCTGGATGAAATGAAGGCCAACAACGAAATCAGCACCTATATTCTCGGCCGCCTGCCCGAAGAATTCCTTTTTAAGGAACTTATCGAACAAATCCGTATCCTCAACGCAAATCCGCAATTTTCTGCAGCCAAACAGAAAACAACTTTTGGTTTTATGACCTGGCTTGCCGATTCCAATTATGAAGTGGACTTTCATGCTGATCACAGAATTTCCGAACGGGTCATCTTCCCGGTTTCGAGAAATGAGAGCCGGGGGATTGAAGATGCCCGGTTTGTTCAATTTTTCGATGATAACCAGGAGAGCACCTATTACGCCACCTATACGGCTTATAACGGGGTGACCATTTTACCCCAGTTGATCGAAACAAAGGATTTCATTCATTTCAAAATTCTGACACTCAACGGCAAGGCGGTCCAGAACAAGGGCATGGCCCTTTTCCCCCGGAAAATAAAGGGTCAATATGCCATGCTTTCCCGCCAGGGAGGCGAAAACAACCATATCATGTTTTCAGACAACCTGCATTTCTGGCAGACTTCCGAAGTGATCCAGGAACCTGAATACCCCTGGGAATTTTTCCAGATCGGCAATTGCGGATCCCCCGTAGAGACTGATAAAGGATGGATCGTACTGACCCACGGGGTCGGGCCCATGCGCCAGTATTGCATCGGCGCCATCCTGCTGGATCTGGAAAACCCGGCACGCGTCATTGCCCGCCTGGATGAACCGCTTCTGACCCCCAATGAGAAAGAACGGGAGGGATATGTCCCCAATGTGGTTTATTCCTGCGGTTCCATCATTCACCAGAAGGAACTGGTCATTCCATATGCCATGTCTGATGTTAATTCCGGTGTGGCAACCGTTGAAGTCAAAAAATTGATACAGTGTATGCATGCCGTCATGTAA
- a CDS encoding glycoside hydrolase family 130 protein — protein MNTRKDIITRCAHNPILTKKDVPYPVATVHNAGVVKYQGQYIMLFRSHLYNGRSIIGRADSRDGFSFTVAPEPFLIPAKAGVFAEYEAFGVEDLRINPVGDEFLLTYSAYSCHGVCIALARTTDFKTVERIALITQADLRNVVIFPEKINGRYVRLDRPHSEISPWSIWISYSPDLIHWGDSKVIIKPLTYHWDEMKIGPGAPPIKTGKGWLNIYHGVFKTMSGTVYRLGAALHALDDPARIIGVSDDWILQPEDFWERVGYVPNVVFTCGAVPEEDGTVKIYWGGADTVMCAGTATLDDLVSLCLTSSRPAM, from the coding sequence ATGAATACCCGAAAAGATATCATTACGCGCTGTGCACACAATCCCATCCTGACAAAAAAAGATGTCCCCTATCCCGTGGCAACGGTTCACAATGCCGGCGTGGTCAAATATCAGGGGCAGTATATCATGCTGTTCAGATCCCATCTTTACAACGGGCGCTCCATCATCGGCCGGGCGGACAGCCGGGATGGATTTTCATTTACCGTTGCCCCGGAACCCTTTTTAATCCCGGCGAAAGCGGGTGTGTTTGCCGAGTATGAAGCCTTTGGCGTCGAAGATCTGCGCATCAATCCCGTGGGAGATGAATTTTTGCTCACCTACAGTGCCTATTCTTGTCACGGGGTCTGTATTGCCCTGGCCAGGACGACTGATTTTAAAACCGTCGAACGCATTGCCCTGATCACCCAGGCGGATCTGCGCAACGTGGTCATCTTTCCTGAAAAAATAAACGGCCGGTATGTGCGTCTGGACCGGCCCCATTCGGAAATATCCCCCTGGTCCATCTGGATTTCCTATTCGCCGGATCTGATTCACTGGGGGGATTCAAAAGTGATCATAAAACCTTTGACCTATCACTGGGATGAAATGAAAATCGGGCCCGGGGCCCCGCCCATAAAAACCGGTAAAGGCTGGCTGAATATCTATCACGGGGTGTTCAAAACCATGTCCGGAACCGTGTACCGGCTCGGCGCTGCCCTGCATGCCCTGGATGACCCGGCAAGAATCATCGGCGTTTCCGATGACTGGATCCTCCAGCCCGAAGATTTCTGGGAAAGGGTCGGCTATGTTCCCAATGTGGTGTTTACCTGCGGTGCGGTTCCGGAAGAGGACGGTACGGTGAAAATTTACTGGGGAGGGGCGGATACGGTCATGTGTGCGGGTACGGCAACGCTTGACGATCTTGTGTCTCTTTGCCTCACTTCTTCCCGGCCGGCCATGTGA